The DNA segment GCGGCCGGTCTATGCTGCGCTGCGCTTGCTGGCCGATCCACCGCCGGCGGACCTGGCGGCTCGCCGCTGGCGGGCGGCGCTGAACGCGCAGCTCGCAGAGAAGCATCATGCCCTGGACCGCTTCGGCCACCAGCCGCACACGGTCGCTCTCATCGAACGAGAGATCGCTGAGCTGGAGGCGCTGATTGCCGCCCAGGGGCGGGATGGGCGCTGATCCCCCCGTTATCGAGGTTTCAGGAGTGTTCCACATGTCCAGCACACCCATCCACGCCGTCACCGGCGCCTTCGGCTACTCCGGCAAATACATCGCCCAGCGCCTGCTGGCTGCGGGGCGCACGGTGATCACCCTGACCAACTCGACCGACCGCGCCAACGATTTCGGCGGCCGCCTGCCGGTCTACCCCTTCCACTTCGACCAGCCCGACGAGCTGGCGCGCTCGCTGGCGGGGGTCGAAGTGCTCTACAACACCTATTGGGTGCGTTTCAACCACAAGCTCTTCCGCCACGCCGACGCCGTGCACAACACCCTCATCCTCTTCGAGGCAGCCCAACGCGCCGGAGTGCAGCGCATCGTCCACATCAGCATCACCAACCCCGCCGAAGACTCGCCGCTGGAGTACTTCAGCGGCAAAGCGCGGCTGGAGCGGGCGCTGATCGAGTCGGGTCTCTCCTATGCCATCCTCCGCCCCACCGTCCTCTTCGGCAAAGAAGACATCCTGATCAACAACATTGCCTGGCTGTTGCGCCATCTGCCGGTCTTCGGCGTCTTTGGCGACGGCAGCTACCGGCTGCAACCGGTCTATGTGGACGATCTGGCGGCGCTGGCCGTGGCGCAGGGCGCGGCCAGCGCGAACGCCATCCTCAACGCCATCGGCCCAGAGACCTTCACCTACCGCCAACTGGTGACGACCATCGGCCAGCTGATCGGGGCGCGGCGGCCGGTGATCGGCGTGCCGCCGGCCGTGGGCTACTGGGTGGGCAGGGCGGTCGGCGGCCTGGTGGGAGATGTGACCATCACCCGTGAGGAGATCGCCGGGCTGATGGCGAACCTGCTTTACGTGGACACGCCACCGACCGGGACGACCAAGCTCACCGACTGGATCGCCGCCCACGCCGACAGCCTGGGCCGGCGCTACACCAGCGAGTTGGCGCGGCGGGTGGATCGGGTGGGCGCGTATCGGAGCAATTGAGGGGGTGCAGGCCGGAGACGACAAAAGTCGGAGACAAACGACCCGGAAACGGCTATGCTGGCGTGACTGCTTCCGCCTCTTTGCCTTTTCAAGGAATGCCCCATGCACCGTCTGCCTGTCCGCATCGCCGCCATCCTCTCTTTCGTCATCGGCGCCATGTCCGTCTTCGCCGGCGGCGCCGTCCTGCGCGGTCGCGACCCCGGCTATCATGTCATCGCCTGGCTGCCGGCCTACAACTTCGCCGTTGGCCTGGTCTCGGCGGCGGTGACGGCCGCCCTGATCTGGCGCCAGAGCCGAACGGCCCTGGCCGCGGCGTTGGCCACGTTCACCGGCCATACCCTGGTGATGGTCATCCTGCAAACGGCCTATCGCGATGTCGTCGCCCGCCAAAGCCTGATGGCCATGACCTTTCGCATGGCTGTGTGGCTGCTGATCCTGCTGCTGATGCTGGCGCAGGGGCGCCGCGAGAGGCGACCGGCCTCGGCCTGAGTTGGATCAGACGGGGGTCAGGAAGGGCCTGGCGCCAGCGCCGCGCCCGTGGTTGTGCGATCGCCATCGCTCAGCCGGCCGACTGAGCGACGCCGGCTGCCTGAGCGCGTGCTTGCGGTCAGGCGCTGGCCGGGGGCAAATTCTGCCGCGCCAGCCAGGCGCAGCCCAGAAGGGGGCCATCATCGTGCAGGGCCGTGGGCAGGATGCGGATGCGCGAGCTGACCGAGGCAAAGCTGTAGCCGGGTGCAGCTTCCCGCGCCGGGGCCAGGAGCAGGTCGCCGGCTTTGGCCACGCTACCGCCGATGACGTACAGATCGACATCGGTGATCATGGCCAGGGTGGCCACCGCCGCCCCCAAAGCGCGCCCGGCCTGCTGCATGACCTCGACCGCCACGGGATCACCTCCGGCGGCTGCCTGCGCCACCTCGCCGCCCGTGATCTCACCCACCGGCTGGCCTGCCGTCGCCCTGGCTTGTCGATAGTGTCGGGCCAGGGAGGGGCCGCTCATGAACGTTTCCACACAGCCGCGCGACCCACAATGGCATGGCTCACCTTCATGGTCGATCGTGGTGTGACCGATCTCGCCGGCCGAATTGTGGGCGCCTCGAAAGAGCTTTCCAGCGAAGATCATCGCAGCGCCCACGCCCGTGCCCACGACGATGAAGATCATGTCCCGCGCGCCCCTGCCGGCGCCGAAATAGTAATCGCCCAGCGCCGCCGCCTTGGCGTCGTGCTCGATCACCACCGGCAGGCTTAGCCGCGCCGCCAACAGGTCGCGCAGCGGTGTGTGGTGTAGGCCCTGCAAATTGGGCGGGTCCAGTAGCATGCCCGAGACGTGGTCCACCGGCCCGGGGCTGCAAATACCTACAGCAGCGATGCGGCTATCGCTGGGCAGATCGCCGGCCAAGGCGTCCACTTCCGTCACAATCCGCTCGACAACGGCATTGGCGCCTTCGGTCGCGTTCGTAGGAATCTGGCGCGCCGCCACAATGGCGTCTTGCGGGCTGACCAGTCCCAGCCGGATCTTGGTGGCGCCGAGGTCGATGCCAACTACCCAGGGTTTCACACGCACCTCGTGTTTGCTCGGTTGTTCTGTCATAGGTTTGGTCCGTGTTGCGTGATGCGTGAGGCGTGATGCGTGATGCGTGATGCGTGATGCGTGGTGCGTGATGCGTGGTGCGTGTTGCGTGATGCGGGAGGCGGGAGGGGCGCCGGTTGGGCCGCGAACGCCGGTTTGGGTGGGATTCACGCCTCGCGCAGCGCGTGCTTGCTGAAGCGATGCTGCTCTCCTCAGTCGGCGATCAAGCTCGCAGCCATGGCCGCCAGCACCATGTCTTCGGCCTCGGGCAGCCCACTGACGCCCACGCCGCCCACCACCACGCCCTGGCTGACGAGAGGGACGCCGCCGCCCCAGGCCGTGTAGCGCGGGTCGCCGAAGTTGGTCATGGGGAAACCTTTCTCCCGCGACGACTGCCCGATGGCGGCCGATTCCTGGCGCTCGCGAGCGGCGGTGAAAGCCTTGTTGATGGCAATCGTGATCGAGGGCAGCTTGCAGCCATCGGTGCGCAGAAAGGCCAGCAGTTCGCCGTGGGCGTCGGTGACGGCGATGGCTGCGCCCTGGCCCCGGCGCTCTAGCTCGGCGCGGATGGTATCGATGATGTGGGCGGCGTCGGCGTGGGAGAGATGGGGGACGGTATACACGAGAGCAGGCTCCTGGTCAAAGGATGGTAGGTGTCCGCCGGTTGACAGCGGCGGTGATCGATGGCGGTTACTACGCGAATCAACCGCCGACCGTGACCGGCAAACCGTAGCCGGCGACGATGGCGGCGAGAGGGTCGATCTCGGGCTGTGAAAGGCGTTGGTGGCCGCGCCAGGGATACTCACGGCCCAACGCCGCGTATTTGGCCCGGCCCAGGCTGTGATACGGCAGCAAATCTACGCCCTGCACGGGGCCAGGCAGTGCGGCCACGAAGGCGGCGATGGCGGCGA comes from the Caldilineales bacterium genome and includes:
- a CDS encoding NAD(P)H-binding protein, with the protein product MSSTPIHAVTGAFGYSGKYIAQRLLAAGRTVITLTNSTDRANDFGGRLPVYPFHFDQPDELARSLAGVEVLYNTYWVRFNHKLFRHADAVHNTLILFEAAQRAGVQRIVHISITNPAEDSPLEYFSGKARLERALIESGLSYAILRPTVLFGKEDILINNIAWLLRHLPVFGVFGDGSYRLQPVYVDDLAALAVAQGAASANAILNAIGPETFTYRQLVTTIGQLIGARRPVIGVPPAVGYWVGRAVGGLVGDVTITREEIAGLMANLLYVDTPPTGTTKLTDWIAAHADSLGRRYTSELARRVDRVGAYRSN
- a CDS encoding ROK family protein translates to MTEQPSKHEVRVKPWVVGIDLGATKIRLGLVSPQDAIVAARQIPTNATEGANAVVERIVTEVDALAGDLPSDSRIAAVGICSPGPVDHVSGMLLDPPNLQGLHHTPLRDLLAARLSLPVVIEHDAKAAALGDYYFGAGRGARDMIFIVVGTGVGAAMIFAGKLFRGAHNSAGEIGHTTIDHEGEPCHCGSRGCVETFMSGPSLARHYRQARATAGQPVGEITGGEVAQAAAGGDPVAVEVMQQAGRALGAAVATLAMITDVDLYVIGGSVAKAGDLLLAPAREAAPGYSFASVSSRIRILPTALHDDGPLLGCAWLARQNLPPASA
- a CDS encoding heme-binding protein; the encoded protein is MYTVPHLSHADAAHIIDTIRAELERRGQGAAIAVTDAHGELLAFLRTDGCKLPSITIAINKAFTAARERQESAAIGQSSREKGFPMTNFGDPRYTAWGGGVPLVSQGVVVGGVGVSGLPEAEDMVLAAMAASLIAD